A portion of the Meriones unguiculatus strain TT.TT164.6M chromosome 14, Bangor_MerUng_6.1, whole genome shotgun sequence genome contains these proteins:
- the Sbk3 gene encoding uncharacterized serine/threonine-protein kinase SBK3 — translation MALKRLVELTACRVTSVRSLRVQYRLIRKLGSGSYGRVLLAQPRQGGRTVALKLLPRDSVLKTTFLREFCVGRCVSSHPGLLQTLGRPLQTPRHFAFAQEYAPCGDLSGMLQEKGLPELMVKRVVAQLAGALDFLHGRGLVHADVKPDNVLVFDPDCNRVALGDLGLTRPEGSPTPAPPVPLPTAPPELCLLLPPNTLPLRPAVDSWALGVLLFCVATACFPWDVALAPDPEFEAFAGWMTTKPQPPQPPVPWDQFAPSALTLLQGLLSLDPETRSPPLAVLDVLGDDWGLQGSGEGSGSLGCVSCEDGEEEEGKSSLEEWTDEEEEEIEAGGRMGTDH, via the exons ATGGCCCTGAAGAGGCTAGTGGAACTGACAGCCTGCAGGGTGACATCGGTGAGAAGCCTGCGTGTCCAGTACCGTCTCATCCGAAAGCTGGGTTCCGGTTCCTATGGCCGTGTACTCCTAGCCCAGCCTCGCCAAGGGG GTCGAACTGTGGCCCTTAAGCTTCTCCCGCGGGATTCAGTCCTGAAAACAACTTTCCTGAGAGAATTCTGTGTGGGCCGCTGCGTCTCTTCACACCCAGGCCTGCTGCAGACCCTGGGAAGGCCCCTGCAGACACCCCGACATTTCGCCTTTGCCCAAGAGTATGCACCCTGTGGGGACCTCAGTGGAATGCTCCAGGAGAAG GGACTTCCAGAGCTGATGGTGAAGCGAGTAGTGGCCCAGCTGGCCGGAGCACTAGACTTCCTTCACGGCCGGGGGCTAGTGCATGCAGATGTCAAGCCGGACAATGTGCTAGTCTTCGATCCTGACTGCAACAGAGTAGCCCTAGGTGACTTGGGTCTGACCCGACCTGAGGGCAGCCCGACCCCTGCTCCCCCAGTGCCTCTGCCCACAGCACCACCTGAACTCTGCCTCCTACTGCCACCGAACACACTGCCCCTGAGGCCAGCAGTGGACTCCTGGGCCCTGGGCGTGCTTCTCTTCTGTGTTGCCACAGCCTGCTTCCCTTGGGATGTAGCACTGGCTCCtgatcctgagtttgaggcctttGCAGGCTGGATGACCACCAAGCCCCAGCCACCTCAGCCACCGGTGCCTTGGGACCAATTTGCACCTTCAGCTCTGACCTTGCTCCAGGGACTTCTGTCCCTGGACCCTGAGACCAGAAGCCCTCcactggctgtcctagatgtTTTAGGGGACGACTGGGGGCTTCAGGGGAGTGGAGAGGGTTCTGGAAGCTTGGGGTGTGTGTCCTGtgaagatggggaggaggaagaggggaaatcAAGCTTGGAGGAGTGgacagatgaggaggaggaggaaatcgAAGCTGGTGGGAGGATGGGGACAGATCATTGA